In a genomic window of Microterricola viridarii:
- the upp gene encoding uracil phosphoribosyltransferase, with product MRVHVADHPLITHKLTVLRDKNTSSPVFRSLTEELMTLLAYEGTRNVRVEPVTIQTPVAETQGVRIGDPKPLIVPILRAGLGMLEGMVKLVPTAEVGFLGMARDEETLEPTTYAERLPDDLSDRQCFVLDPMLATGGSLAAAIEFLFQRGAKDVTAICILGTPEGLEAVEKAMAGREITIVLGALDERLNEHGYIVPGLGDAGDRLYGTV from the coding sequence ATGCGAGTACACGTTGCAGACCACCCGCTCATCACGCACAAGCTGACGGTGCTGCGCGACAAGAACACCTCGTCGCCGGTGTTCCGCTCACTCACCGAAGAGCTCATGACGCTCCTCGCCTACGAGGGCACCCGCAATGTGCGGGTCGAGCCGGTCACCATCCAGACGCCCGTCGCCGAGACCCAGGGTGTGCGCATTGGCGACCCCAAGCCGCTGATCGTTCCGATCCTGCGCGCCGGCCTCGGCATGCTCGAGGGCATGGTCAAGCTCGTCCCCACCGCAGAGGTCGGCTTCCTCGGTATGGCCCGCGACGAGGAGACCCTCGAGCCGACCACCTACGCCGAGCGCCTGCCCGACGACCTCTCCGACCGCCAGTGCTTCGTGCTCGACCCGATGCTGGCCACCGGCGGCTCCCTGGCCGCGGCCATCGAGTTCCTGTTCCAGCGCGGCGCCAAGGACGTCACGGCGATCTGCATCCTCGGCACCCCCGAGGGCCTGGAGGCCGTCGAGAAGGCCATGGCCGGCCGCGAGATCACCATCGTGCTCGGCGCCCTCGACGAGCGTCTCAACGAGCACGGCTACATCGTGCCGGGCCTCGGCGACGCCGGCGACCGCCTGTACGGCACCGTCTAG
- a CDS encoding helix-turn-helix domain-containing protein: MAQDLSDVRFLTVAEVAAMMRVSKMTVYRLVHAGKLPAIRFGRSFRVPESAVQEAVEHHVSGSG, translated from the coding sequence ATGGCACAGGATCTTTCTGATGTGCGCTTTCTGACGGTCGCCGAAGTGGCCGCGATGATGCGGGTCTCCAAGATGACCGTGTACCGGCTGGTGCACGCCGGAAAACTGCCCGCCATCCGATTCGGACGCTCTTTTCGAGTGCCGGAATCCGCCGTTCAAGAGGCCGTTGAGCACCACGTCAGCGGTTCTGGGTGA
- a CDS encoding potassium channel family protein: MVDRNRHDAPVLVIGLGRFGAATAGQLDRLGREVLVVDDSAALVQKWAERVTHAVQADARSIDALRQIGAQDFSVAVCAVGSSVEASVLITANLVDLGIPQIWAKAISQSHGKILERIGANHVIYPEAEAGERTAHLVSGRMLDFIEFDDDFALVKMYPPKPIRGKSLTDSGVRTKHRITVVGVKSPGRPFTYATADTVISNHDLIIASGTEGDLERFAALGT, translated from the coding sequence TTGGTTGATCGCAATAGACACGACGCCCCGGTGCTCGTGATCGGCCTCGGCCGCTTCGGTGCGGCAACTGCCGGCCAGCTCGACCGGCTCGGCCGCGAGGTTCTCGTCGTCGACGACAGCGCCGCCCTCGTGCAGAAGTGGGCGGAGCGCGTGACGCACGCCGTGCAGGCGGATGCCCGCTCCATCGACGCGCTGCGCCAGATCGGCGCGCAGGACTTCTCGGTCGCGGTCTGTGCCGTCGGCTCCTCGGTCGAGGCCAGCGTGTTGATCACGGCGAACCTCGTCGACCTCGGCATCCCTCAGATCTGGGCGAAGGCCATCTCGCAGTCGCACGGAAAGATCCTGGAGCGCATCGGCGCCAACCACGTGATCTACCCGGAGGCGGAGGCCGGCGAGCGCACCGCCCACCTGGTGAGCGGCCGCATGCTCGACTTCATCGAGTTCGACGACGACTTCGCCCTCGTGAAGATGTACCCGCCGAAGCCGATCCGCGGCAAGTCGCTGACCGACTCCGGTGTGCGCACCAAGCACCGCATCACCGTCGTCGGCGTGAAGAGCCCCGGCCGCCCGTTCACCTACGCGACGGCCGACACCGTGATCTCCAACCACGACCTCATCATCGCCTCCGGGACCGAGGGCGACCTCGAGCGTTTCGCGGCCCTCGGCACCTGA
- a CDS encoding cation diffusion facilitator family transporter — protein sequence MSASGGNKAIIAAFLANTGIAITKFIAAALSGSSSMLAEGVHSVADAGNQLLLLLGGRKAKRKANAEHPFGFGRERYVYAFVVSIILFSVGGVFSLYEGVSKLQDPHPLDPAWWWLPIVVLLIAIVLESFSLRTAVRESNHVRGKQGWVAFIRHSKAPELPVVLLEDVAALCGLVFALIGVGLTAITGDGLYDAIGTLFIGLLLIAVAVVLGIETKSLLVGEGANPADAAAIEDAIMAGTEHEGIIHMKTLYLGPEELLVGAKIAFPAGKRFSDVAHDIDAIEARIRVAVPTARVIYLEPDVFSKFNGPNPPTDTIVIKGLE from the coding sequence ATGAGTGCATCGGGTGGAAACAAGGCGATCATCGCGGCCTTCCTCGCTAATACGGGTATCGCCATCACCAAGTTCATCGCGGCAGCCCTCTCGGGCTCCTCCTCGATGCTCGCCGAGGGTGTGCACTCCGTCGCCGATGCCGGCAACCAGTTGCTCCTGCTGCTCGGCGGGCGCAAGGCCAAGCGCAAGGCGAACGCGGAGCACCCCTTCGGCTTCGGACGCGAGCGCTACGTCTACGCCTTCGTCGTGTCGATCATCCTGTTCTCCGTCGGTGGCGTGTTCTCGCTCTATGAGGGCGTCAGCAAGCTGCAGGACCCGCATCCGCTCGACCCGGCCTGGTGGTGGCTGCCGATCGTCGTGTTGCTCATCGCGATCGTGCTCGAGTCGTTCTCGCTGCGCACCGCCGTGCGCGAGAGCAACCACGTGCGCGGCAAGCAGGGCTGGGTGGCGTTCATCCGCCACTCCAAGGCCCCCGAGCTGCCCGTCGTGCTGCTCGAGGATGTCGCGGCCCTCTGCGGCCTCGTCTTCGCCCTCATCGGCGTCGGCCTGACCGCGATCACCGGCGACGGCCTCTATGACGCCATCGGCACCCTGTTCATCGGCCTCCTGCTCATCGCCGTCGCCGTTGTGCTCGGAATCGAGACCAAGAGCCTGCTCGTGGGCGAGGGCGCGAACCCCGCGGATGCCGCCGCCATCGAGGACGCGATCATGGCCGGCACCGAGCACGAGGGCATCATCCACATGAAGACGCTCTACCTCGGCCCGGAGGAGCTGCTGGTCGGCGCCAAGATCGCCTTCCCGGCCGGCAAGCGCTTCTCCGACGTCGCGCACGACATCGACGCGATCGAGGCCCGCATCCGCGTGGCCGTCCCGACCGCCAGGGTGATCTACCTGGAGCCAGACGTCTTCTCGAAGTTCAACGGCCCCAACCCGCCGACCGACACCATCGTGATCAAGGGCCTCGAGTAG
- a CDS encoding glutaredoxin family protein, whose amino-acid sequence MTTPVLTLIGKPGCHLCDDARAVVAAVLADLATEHPADAIVFEEKSILDDPALHERFVEEIPVVLINGAVHNYWRIDPVRLTKALQEAQ is encoded by the coding sequence GTGACCACCCCCGTTCTGACGCTCATCGGCAAGCCCGGATGCCACCTCTGCGACGATGCGCGCGCGGTCGTGGCCGCGGTGCTGGCCGATCTCGCCACCGAGCATCCCGCCGACGCGATCGTGTTCGAGGAGAAGTCGATCCTCGACGATCCCGCTCTGCACGAGCGCTTCGTCGAGGAGATCCCCGTCGTGCTGATCAACGGCGCGGTGCACAACTACTGGCGCATCGACCCGGTGCGCCTCACGAAAGCCCTGCAGGAGGCGCAATGA
- the proC gene encoding pyrroline-5-carboxylate reductase gives MTTTHLPAITFLGAGSMAGAVIAGLLKPEVVVAGGIRTTNRTAARAAESAALEGVTAFATEDDPEANRAAVRGAQIVVVAVKPAMVPDLLREIADALEPGTLVISVAAGVTIATFESLLPESVAVIRSMPNTPAVVGRAVTGLAAGTRASAEQLALAVALFETVGSVLVIPEEQIDPLSTISGSGPAYVFYLIEQLTATAVAKGFTPEQAALMVNDTFLGASELLAASGESPAELRRRVTSPKGTTERAIAVLEQAGLSALFDEATDAALARARELAAG, from the coding sequence GTGACCACTACACACCTGCCTGCAATCACGTTCCTCGGTGCCGGATCGATGGCGGGTGCCGTCATCGCGGGGCTGCTGAAGCCAGAGGTCGTCGTCGCCGGCGGCATCCGCACCACCAACCGAACGGCCGCACGGGCCGCAGAGTCCGCCGCGCTGGAGGGCGTCACGGCGTTCGCGACGGAGGACGACCCCGAGGCGAACCGCGCCGCCGTGCGCGGCGCGCAGATCGTCGTCGTCGCCGTGAAGCCCGCGATGGTGCCCGACCTGCTCCGCGAGATCGCCGACGCGCTCGAGCCGGGCACTCTCGTCATCAGCGTCGCCGCCGGCGTCACGATCGCCACCTTCGAGTCGCTGCTGCCGGAGTCTGTCGCCGTCATCCGCTCCATGCCGAACACCCCCGCCGTCGTCGGGCGGGCCGTCACCGGGCTCGCCGCCGGCACCCGCGCCTCCGCCGAGCAGCTGGCGCTCGCCGTGGCCCTGTTCGAGACCGTCGGCTCGGTGCTGGTGATCCCCGAGGAGCAGATCGACCCGCTCAGCACGATTTCGGGCTCCGGCCCCGCCTACGTCTTCTACCTGATCGAGCAGCTCACGGCCACGGCCGTGGCGAAGGGGTTCACCCCGGAGCAGGCCGCGCTGATGGTGAACGACACCTTCCTCGGCGCGAGCGAGCTGCTCGCGGCTTCCGGCGAGAGCCCGGCCGAGCTGCGCCGCCGGGTCACCAGCCCGAAGGGCACCACAGAGCGGGCCATTGCCGTGCTCGAGCAGGCCGGCCTGAGCGCCCTGTTCGACGAGGCGACGGATGCCGCGCTCGCCCGCGCCCGCGAGCTCGCCGCCGGCTAG
- a CDS encoding ArsR/SmtB family transcription factor, with protein sequence MADIFDVVADPTRRDILGILLAKHNTRSDAAGEISVSEIVAELGLSQPTVSKHLKVLREARLVAVREEGQHRYYHLDHAPLEAIEDWLIPFLSVDFDAVVREGDFADAGLKDEQRAFATAIGKAFADTSVKVSSVVKDVAPKKWRRYE encoded by the coding sequence ATGGCGGACATCTTTGACGTGGTAGCAGACCCGACCCGACGCGACATTTTGGGCATCCTGTTGGCGAAGCACAACACGCGCTCAGATGCGGCGGGCGAGATCAGCGTCTCAGAGATCGTCGCGGAGCTCGGGCTCAGTCAGCCGACCGTTTCCAAGCACCTCAAGGTGCTGCGCGAGGCCCGTCTGGTTGCCGTGCGCGAGGAGGGCCAGCACCGCTACTACCACCTCGACCACGCCCCGCTGGAAGCCATCGAGGACTGGCTGATCCCGTTTCTGAGCGTCGACTTCGACGCGGTTGTGCGCGAGGGGGACTTCGCGGATGCCGGCCTCAAGGACGAGCAGCGTGCCTTCGCGACCGCCATCGGCAAGGCGTTCGCCGACACCTCCGTGAAGGTCAGCTCCGTGGTGAAGGATGTCGCGCCCAAGAAGTGGCGCCGCTACGAGTAG
- a CDS encoding TrkH family potassium uptake protein, protein MRQLRAPLRLSSVPGRIRDGVDHFAGHSPSRFAIAIFTALVMLFTLLFSLPIAAENGQVTALPDALFTAVSVICVTGLSTVNMATHWSDFGDVLVFIGVNVGGIGVLTLASILGMVISRRLGLRAKLLAASDSNPSRIHVGPVNEGQTVRLGEVGNLLATVAVSALVIEAVVALMLFPRMLAVGVQAGEAAWHSLYYAAMAFTNTGFNPNPEGLTPWADDYFFLSALMVGVILGAIGFPVIYALVRGWRRPRRWSVHVKLTLVTFGLLLAAGGLLYILLEFDNPKTFGGHGAAETIFQAFFLSAMTRSGGFATINIADLHGSSLLVSDMLMFIGGGSASTAGGIKVTTLAVLFLAAFAEARGNESMEAFGRRIPRDILRLAVSVVLWGATIVAVSSIAILQITKAPFDYVLFDVISAFATCGLSTGLTADLPPEGVYIMAATMFMGRIGTVTLAAALASSERRQLFKRPEERPIVG, encoded by the coding sequence ATGCGCCAACTGCGTGCACCGCTCAGGTTGAGCTCCGTACCCGGGCGTATCCGCGACGGTGTCGACCACTTCGCAGGCCACTCTCCGTCACGCTTCGCGATCGCCATCTTCACCGCGCTCGTCATGCTGTTCACGCTGCTCTTCTCGCTGCCGATTGCGGCCGAGAACGGGCAGGTCACCGCGCTGCCGGATGCCCTGTTCACCGCCGTCTCGGTCATCTGCGTCACGGGCCTCTCCACGGTGAACATGGCCACGCACTGGTCGGACTTCGGCGACGTCCTCGTGTTCATCGGCGTCAACGTCGGCGGCATCGGCGTGTTGACGCTGGCCTCGATCCTCGGCATGGTCATCTCGCGCCGCCTCGGGCTGCGCGCCAAACTGCTGGCGGCAAGCGACAGCAACCCGTCCCGCATCCACGTCGGTCCGGTGAATGAGGGCCAGACGGTGCGCCTCGGCGAGGTGGGCAACCTGCTCGCGACCGTGGCGGTGAGCGCCCTCGTCATCGAGGCCGTCGTGGCGCTGATGCTGTTCCCCCGCATGCTTGCCGTCGGCGTGCAGGCGGGCGAGGCCGCCTGGCACAGCCTCTACTACGCGGCCATGGCGTTCACCAACACCGGCTTCAACCCCAACCCCGAGGGCCTGACGCCGTGGGCCGACGACTACTTCTTCCTCTCGGCACTGATGGTGGGCGTCATCCTGGGCGCCATCGGCTTCCCGGTGATCTACGCCCTGGTGCGAGGCTGGCGGCGCCCCCGCCGCTGGTCGGTGCACGTCAAGCTGACGCTCGTGACGTTCGGCCTGCTGCTGGCCGCCGGCGGCCTGCTCTACATCCTGCTCGAGTTCGACAACCCGAAGACCTTCGGCGGCCACGGCGCGGCAGAGACAATCTTCCAGGCCTTCTTCCTCTCGGCGATGACGCGCTCCGGCGGTTTCGCCACGATCAACATCGCCGACCTGCACGGCTCCAGCCTGCTCGTCAGCGACATGCTCATGTTCATCGGCGGCGGCTCTGCGTCCACCGCCGGCGGCATCAAGGTCACCACGCTGGCCGTCCTGTTCCTGGCCGCCTTCGCCGAGGCCAGGGGCAACGAGTCGATGGAGGCCTTCGGCCGCCGCATCCCGCGCGACATCCTGCGCCTCGCCGTCAGCGTCGTGCTCTGGGGCGCCACCATCGTCGCCGTCTCCAGCATCGCCATCCTGCAGATCACGAAGGCGCCGTTCGACTACGTGCTGTTCGACGTGATCTCGGCCTTCGCCACCTGTGGGCTCTCGACGGGGCTCACCGCCGACCTCCCCCCGGAGGGCGTCTACATCATGGCCGCCACCATGTTCATGGGCCGGATTGGTACAGTAACACTCGCGGCAGCCCTGGCATCCAGCGAGCGCCGCCAGCTGTTCAAACGCCCAGAGGAGAGGCCCATCGTTGGTTGA
- a CDS encoding SHOCT domain-containing protein: protein MSIWENFWNVLWAFFWAFAFIAYLFAIFAIIGDLFRDHKLNGWWKALWIIFLIFLPFLTALVYLIARGKGMAERQAKDVAAAQRASEQYIKQVASSSSPAEEINKAKALLDSGAITQAEFDALKAKALA from the coding sequence ATGAGCATTTGGGAAAACTTCTGGAACGTCCTGTGGGCGTTCTTCTGGGCATTCGCATTCATCGCCTACCTGTTCGCAATCTTCGCGATCATCGGCGACCTGTTCCGCGATCACAAGCTCAACGGATGGTGGAAGGCGCTCTGGATCATCTTCCTGATCTTCCTGCCGTTCCTGACCGCGCTGGTGTACCTCATCGCCCGCGGCAAGGGCATGGCCGAGCGCCAGGCCAAGGACGTCGCCGCCGCGCAGCGCGCGAGCGAGCAGTACATCAAGCAGGTTGCCAGCTCGTCGAGCCCCGCCGAGGAGATCAACAAGGCGAAGGCCCTGCTGGATTCCGGCGCCATCACCCAGGCCGAGTTTGACGCGCTGAAGGCCAAGGCGCTCGCCTAG
- a CDS encoding 30S ribosomal protein bS22 encodes MGSVIKKRRKRMAKKKHRKLLRKTRHQRRNKK; translated from the coding sequence GTGGGTTCTGTAATCAAGAAGCGCCGCAAGCGTATGGCGAAGAAGAAGCACCGTAAGTTGCTTCGTAAGACTCGCCACCAGCGTCGCAACAAGAAGTAA
- a CDS encoding glutamine amidotransferase, with the protein MASLDSAAPSTPDDAGVGDRLRMALVLRHDETIHLGNLEPVLREHGYALTVLDTPGADFSAVDPAAADLVVVLGGDMGVYESAEHPYLVDEIALIRARLEAERPVFGVCLGAQLMAESLGSTVYKGPSNEIGYRSVEPTVEGASSPVRHIAGVPVMQWHSDTFELPEGVTRLAGSPEYRNEAFGIGNWALAVQFHPEVTPEMHERWLEDSAEALAAEGVAADTLRAENERYNATMQQASRRLFSEYLDGIAE; encoded by the coding sequence ATGGCCTCCCTCGATTCGGCTGCACCCTCCACGCCGGATGACGCAGGCGTCGGCGACCGGCTGCGCATGGCGCTCGTGCTGCGCCACGACGAGACGATCCACCTCGGCAACCTGGAGCCGGTGCTGCGCGAGCACGGCTACGCGCTGACGGTGCTCGACACCCCGGGCGCCGACTTCTCGGCCGTTGACCCGGCCGCGGCCGACCTCGTCGTCGTGCTCGGCGGCGACATGGGCGTGTACGAGAGCGCGGAGCACCCGTACCTCGTCGACGAGATCGCCCTGATCCGCGCCCGGCTCGAGGCTGAGCGGCCGGTCTTCGGCGTCTGCCTCGGCGCGCAGCTGATGGCGGAGTCGCTCGGCAGCACGGTCTACAAGGGCCCGAGCAACGAGATCGGCTACCGCAGCGTCGAGCCCACCGTCGAGGGTGCCAGCTCGCCGGTGCGCCACATCGCCGGGGTTCCCGTGATGCAGTGGCACAGCGACACCTTCGAGCTGCCGGAGGGCGTGACCCGGCTGGCCGGCTCTCCGGAGTACCGCAACGAGGCGTTCGGCATCGGCAACTGGGCGCTGGCCGTGCAGTTCCACCCCGAGGTGACGCCGGAGATGCACGAGCGCTGGCTCGAGGACAGCGCGGAGGCACTCGCAGCTGAGGGCGTCGCCGCGGACACGCTGCGGGCCGAGAACGAGCGCTACAACGCCACGATGCAGCAGGCCTCGCGCCGGCTGTTCAGCGAGTACCTCGACGGCATCGCCGAGTAG
- a CDS encoding TIGR00645 family protein — protein sequence MNARQGPKTSRFKNPLAQWANAIGYLIFLSRWLQAPLYLGLIVAQGLYAAVFINELIGMSDAVLSDPMDIDANAVMLGVLGLIDVVMVANLVIMVVVGGYETFVSKIDTGESQDRPEWLSTVNANVLKTKLAMSIVGISSIHLLKTFIEVSNLGGSGHGATETYTVSGVLWQSIIHTIFIVSAISLAWIDRWGAMAEFEERELVIEETEAGIR from the coding sequence GTGAACGCACGACAAGGCCCCAAAACTTCCCGTTTCAAGAACCCCCTCGCCCAATGGGCGAACGCCATCGGCTACCTCATCTTTCTCAGCCGCTGGCTGCAGGCGCCGCTCTATCTGGGCCTGATCGTCGCGCAGGGGCTCTACGCCGCCGTGTTCATCAACGAGCTGATCGGCATGAGCGACGCGGTGCTCTCGGACCCGATGGACATCGACGCGAACGCGGTGATGCTCGGGGTGCTCGGGCTGATCGACGTCGTCATGGTCGCGAACCTCGTGATCATGGTCGTGGTCGGCGGCTACGAGACGTTCGTGTCCAAGATCGACACCGGCGAGTCCCAGGACCGGCCGGAGTGGCTGAGCACCGTCAACGCGAACGTGCTGAAGACGAAGCTCGCGATGTCGATCGTCGGCATCTCGTCCATCCACCTGCTGAAGACCTTCATCGAGGTCTCCAACCTCGGCGGCTCGGGGCACGGCGCCACCGAGACGTACACCGTCTCCGGCGTGCTCTGGCAGTCGATCATCCACACGATCTTCATCGTCTCCGCGATCAGCCTCGCCTGGATCGACCGCTGGGGCGCGATGGCCGAATTTGAAGAACGCGAACTTGTAATCGAAGAGACCGAGGCAGGAATCCGATGA
- a CDS encoding TIGR00645 family protein, protein MNPATPTPTIGSRWTNSVGSLIFLSRWLQAPLYLGLIVAQLLYVFQFMGELWHLAEHVVTDPRKAEQAVVMLGVLGLIDVVMIANLLIMVIIGGYETFVSKLNLEDSRDRPEWLSHVNSNVLKTKLAMSIIGISSIHLLKTFIEVNDLGAEEVENLTGEVYSEAGVLWQVAIHTIFILSALGLAWIDRWHNKDAARSRRLMIKERKLGIFHAGPDAGAREIAELEAAVGGPELVDSSPRS, encoded by the coding sequence ATGAACCCCGCAACCCCCACCCCCACCATCGGATCCCGCTGGACGAACTCCGTCGGCAGCCTGATCTTCCTCAGCCGCTGGCTGCAGGCCCCGCTCTACCTCGGCCTCATCGTCGCCCAGCTGCTCTACGTGTTCCAGTTCATGGGCGAGCTCTGGCACCTCGCCGAGCACGTGGTGACCGACCCGCGGAAGGCGGAGCAGGCCGTCGTCATGCTCGGGGTGCTCGGCCTCATCGACGTGGTCATGATCGCCAACCTGCTCATCATGGTGATCATCGGCGGCTACGAGACCTTCGTCTCGAAGCTGAATCTCGAGGACAGCCGGGATCGCCCGGAGTGGCTCTCCCACGTCAACTCGAACGTCCTCAAGACGAAGCTCGCGATGTCGATCATCGGCATCTCCTCGATTCACCTTCTGAAGACGTTCATCGAGGTGAACGATCTCGGCGCCGAAGAGGTGGAGAACCTGACCGGCGAGGTCTACTCGGAGGCCGGCGTGCTCTGGCAGGTCGCCATCCACACCATCTTCATCCTCTCCGCCCTCGGCCTGGCCTGGATCGACCGCTGGCACAACAAAGACGCGGCCCGCAGCCGCCGCCTCATGATCAAGGAGCGCAAGCTCGGGATCTTCCACGCGGGCCCCGACGCCGGAGCCCGGGAGATCGCGGAACTCGAAGCGGCCGTTGGCGGCCCCGAGCTCGTCGATTCCTCGCCCCGCTCGTAA
- a CDS encoding Dabb family protein, protein MTIRHIVSWRLAESDPTLKAAQAAEIKTGLEGLRGQIDGMSAIDVGLNVLNPGANWDVVLIADYADEAALAGYQVHPAHVAVAGFIKSVVAERSCVDFQLGA, encoded by the coding sequence ATGACCATCCGTCACATCGTGTCGTGGAGGCTCGCCGAGAGTGACCCAACGCTGAAGGCAGCGCAGGCCGCCGAGATCAAGACCGGCCTGGAGGGCCTGCGCGGCCAGATCGACGGCATGAGCGCCATCGACGTCGGCCTCAACGTGCTGAATCCAGGCGCCAACTGGGATGTCGTGCTGATCGCCGACTACGCCGACGAGGCCGCGCTGGCCGGCTACCAGGTGCACCCGGCGCACGTCGCCGTGGCCGGATTCATCAAGTCCGTCGTGGCCGAGCGCAGCTGCGTCGACTTCCAGCTCGGCGCATAG
- the tadA gene encoding tRNA adenosine(34) deaminase TadA: MSQQALHSEWMRRAIAEARGALATGDVPVGAVLLDETGSVIASGRNERELLNDPTAHAEIVAMRAATAARRDWRLEGCTLVVTLEPCVMCAGAILAARLPVVVFGAWDEKAGASGSVYDVLRDRRLQHRVEVFAGVEEAECSALLTDFFADPARRP, from the coding sequence ATGAGCCAGCAGGCCCTGCACAGCGAGTGGATGCGGCGCGCCATCGCCGAGGCGAGGGGCGCACTGGCCACCGGCGACGTGCCGGTCGGGGCGGTTCTGCTCGATGAAACGGGCTCCGTGATCGCCTCCGGGCGCAACGAGCGGGAGTTGCTCAACGACCCGACCGCGCACGCCGAGATCGTGGCGATGCGGGCGGCGACCGCGGCGCGGCGCGACTGGCGGCTCGAGGGCTGCACGCTCGTGGTCACCCTGGAGCCGTGCGTGATGTGCGCCGGCGCGATCCTCGCGGCCCGGCTGCCGGTCGTCGTCTTCGGCGCCTGGGACGAGAAGGCCGGGGCATCCGGCTCGGTCTACGACGTGCTGCGCGACCGCAGGCTGCAGCACCGCGTCGAGGTGTTCGCCGGCGTCGAGGAGGCCGAGTGCTCGGCGCTGCTCACCGACTTCTTCGCCGACCCCGCCCGCCGGCCCTAG